One window of the Streptomyces asoensis genome contains the following:
- a CDS encoding DEDDh family exonuclease, producing the protein MLEDHTTTASSPTEWPTAYPQGYAVVDVETTGLARDDRIISAAVYRLDARGEVEDHWYTLVNPERDPGPVWIHGLTSDVLEGAPLFQEVAAEFAARLDGRVLVAHNAVFDWQMIAREYARAEREAPVRQRLCTIALSKELGLPLPNHKLESLAAHFGVVQQRAHHALDDARVLAEAFRPSLRAAAAGGVRLPLLECRPLTEWADRPAPLIGRQAGGSGGGYGSYRPGSWRPSRKRPACPHPNPGRYEDGKRLKQGMRVAFSGDTSVERELLEDRAAEAGLHVATSLSRLTSLLVTNDPDSGTSKVVKARQFGTPVVDEAAFGQLLRDVEPADE; encoded by the coding sequence ATGCTCGAAGACCACACGACGACAGCGTCCTCCCCCACGGAGTGGCCGACCGCGTATCCCCAGGGGTACGCGGTCGTTGACGTGGAGACCACCGGCCTGGCCCGGGACGACCGGATCATCTCCGCCGCCGTCTACCGGCTGGACGCACGCGGTGAGGTGGAGGACCACTGGTACACGCTGGTCAACCCGGAGCGCGACCCGGGCCCGGTGTGGATCCACGGTCTGACGAGCGACGTGCTCGAGGGCGCGCCCCTCTTCCAGGAGGTGGCCGCGGAGTTCGCCGCCCGGCTCGACGGGCGGGTGCTCGTCGCGCACAACGCGGTCTTCGACTGGCAGATGATCGCGCGGGAGTACGCGCGCGCGGAGCGCGAGGCGCCGGTGCGGCAGCGGCTGTGCACCATCGCGCTCTCCAAGGAGCTCGGCCTGCCGCTGCCCAACCACAAGCTGGAGTCGCTGGCGGCCCACTTCGGCGTGGTGCAGCAGCGGGCGCACCACGCGCTGGACGACGCGCGCGTGCTCGCGGAGGCGTTCCGGCCGAGTCTGCGGGCCGCGGCGGCGGGCGGTGTCCGGCTGCCGCTGCTCGAGTGCCGGCCGCTGACCGAGTGGGCCGACCGGCCCGCGCCCCTGATCGGCCGGCAGGCGGGCGGTTCGGGCGGCGGCTACGGCAGCTATCGGCCCGGCAGTTGGCGACCGTCCCGCAAAAGGCCCGCATGCCCCCATCCCAACCCCGGTCGGTACGAAGACGGCAAAAGGCTCAAGCAGGGCATGCGGGTCGCCTTCTCGGGCGACACGTCGGTCGAGCGGGAGCTGCTGGAGGACCGCGCAGCCGAGGCGGGGCTGCACGTCGCCACGAGCCTTTCCCGACTGACCAGCCTGCTGGTCACCAACGACCCCGACTCGGGTACCTCGAAGGTGGTCAAGGCGCGGCAGTTCGGGACGCCCGTCGTCGACGAGGCCGCCTTCGGGCAACTCCTGCGGGATGTGGAGCCCGCCGACGAGTGA
- a CDS encoding VIT1/CCC1 transporter family protein encodes MTEPTHAEAHGGSLGSRLNWLRAAVLGANDGIVSTAGLVVGVAGATDDRSALLTAGLAGLLAGSMSMAAGEYVSVSTQRDSEKAALALERRELREQPEAELAELTGLLEERGLSRDVAREAAVQLTERDALKAHARVELGIDPDDLTNPWHAAWASFLAFTAGALLPLLAIVLPPTDWRLPVTVASVLAALACTGWSSAHLGAAAPGRAVLRNVGGGALAMGVTYLVGSLLGAAGV; translated from the coding sequence GTGACGGAACCCACCCACGCCGAGGCCCACGGAGGCTCGCTCGGATCCCGGCTGAACTGGCTGCGCGCCGCGGTCCTCGGCGCCAACGACGGCATCGTCTCCACCGCCGGCCTCGTCGTCGGCGTGGCCGGTGCCACGGACGACCGCTCGGCCCTGCTGACGGCCGGCCTCGCCGGTCTGCTCGCCGGGTCGATGTCCATGGCGGCGGGGGAGTACGTCTCCGTGTCGACCCAACGGGACTCCGAGAAGGCCGCCCTCGCGCTGGAGCGGCGGGAGCTGCGCGAGCAGCCGGAGGCCGAGCTGGCGGAGCTGACCGGGCTGCTGGAGGAACGCGGGCTGTCCCGGGACGTGGCCCGCGAGGCCGCCGTCCAGCTCACCGAACGGGACGCCCTGAAGGCCCACGCGCGCGTGGAGCTCGGCATCGACCCCGACGACCTCACCAACCCCTGGCACGCGGCCTGGGCCAGCTTCCTCGCCTTCACGGCCGGCGCCCTGCTCCCCCTGCTCGCCATCGTGCTGCCCCCGACGGACTGGCGCCTCCCGGTGACCGTCGCATCGGTCCTGGCGGCCCTGGCCTGCACCGGATGGAGCAGCGCCCACCTGGGAGCAGCGGCACCGGGACGCGCGGTACTGCGCAACGTGGGGGGCGGGGCACTGGCGATGGGGGTGACGTATCTCGTCGGATCGCTGCTGGGGGCAGCGGGGGTGTGA
- a CDS encoding copper resistance D family protein, translating to MTLIRPTDATESIRRTGPGRAVALLVLVGLAALIPLLGPSVAAHGTGEAADSGVVALLRTLLFAALCVQVGELFAAGLTRWVPAAPPGRPVSWAPYAAVVGFSAAAAAGELAPHGHGSRGGVLALLEAIAFAVAGLCALTRRPNRQVWPLTAVILAEALRAHPPTESMPLIGSGLTMVHLTCSALWAGGLLNVLRTLRRWDDTEAGAALLGLYARVAAVLFAGVTATGLCSSLRRMPSEAALDQLTTTAYGRVLLAKVLVVGAVALLAVWARTRLRRAPDPLAACSPARVEIVALGVVVAVSGLLTALPLPIKG from the coding sequence ATGACCCTCATACGACCGACCGACGCAACCGAATCCATACGCCGTACCGGCCCCGGCCGGGCGGTGGCGCTGCTCGTCCTGGTGGGGCTCGCGGCCCTGATCCCCTTGCTCGGGCCCTCCGTCGCCGCGCACGGCACCGGGGAGGCCGCGGACTCCGGGGTGGTCGCGCTGCTGCGGACGCTGCTGTTCGCGGCGCTGTGCGTGCAGGTGGGTGAGCTGTTCGCGGCCGGTCTCACCCGATGGGTGCCCGCCGCCCCGCCCGGCCGACCGGTCAGCTGGGCGCCGTACGCGGCGGTGGTGGGGTTCTCGGCCGCGGCGGCCGCCGGTGAGCTGGCGCCGCACGGTCATGGCTCGCGGGGCGGCGTTCTCGCGCTGCTGGAGGCGATCGCGTTCGCCGTGGCGGGGCTGTGCGCGCTCACGCGCCGGCCGAACCGTCAGGTGTGGCCGCTCACGGCGGTGATCCTGGCGGAGGCGCTGCGCGCGCATCCGCCGACCGAGTCCATGCCGCTGATCGGCTCCGGGCTGACGATGGTGCATCTGACGTGCTCGGCACTGTGGGCGGGCGGGCTGCTGAACGTGCTCCGCACGCTGCGGAGGTGGGACGACACCGAGGCGGGCGCCGCGCTGCTCGGGCTCTACGCGCGCGTGGCGGCCGTCCTGTTCGCCGGGGTCACGGCGACCGGGCTGTGCAGTTCACTGCGCCGGATGCCGTCGGAGGCGGCGCTCGACCAGCTGACGACGACGGCGTACGGGCGCGTGCTGCTCGCCAAGGTGCTTGTCGTGGGCGCGGTCGCGCTGCTCGCCGTGTGGGCGCGGACACGGCTGCGCCGGGCTCCCGACCCGCTGGCCGCCTGCTCCCCCGCGCGCGTGGAGATCGTCGCGCTCGGGGTGGTGGTCGCGGTGTCGGGACTGTTGACGGCGTTGCCGCTGCCGATCAAGGGTTGA
- a CDS encoding lysoplasmalogenase produces MTRSRAFLALFVLAAVVDLLSLALGFDAGHTVAKPLLMPLLAAWAALRGAPRLLVAALLCGWGGDTLLLLDADPAFLAGMASFAAGHVCYLALFARIGRPHARGALLAPCYATALIATVALLWPDLPADLRLPVAVYSTLLTAMAYAATTRLGPVAGVGGALFLLSDTLIATGVADWPQPPRPDLWIMLTYLAAQVLLVLGATSRRHPTVDPRPLILNP; encoded by the coding sequence GTGACCCGCTCCCGCGCCTTCCTCGCCCTGTTCGTCCTCGCCGCAGTCGTCGACCTGCTCAGCCTCGCGCTCGGCTTCGACGCCGGGCACACGGTGGCCAAGCCCCTTCTGATGCCCCTCCTCGCCGCCTGGGCGGCCCTGCGCGGCGCGCCCCGGCTCCTGGTCGCCGCCCTCCTGTGCGGCTGGGGCGGCGACACCCTCCTGCTGCTCGACGCCGACCCCGCCTTCCTCGCCGGCATGGCGTCCTTCGCCGCCGGTCACGTCTGCTACCTGGCGCTGTTCGCCCGCATCGGCCGACCCCACGCGCGCGGCGCCCTCCTCGCCCCCTGCTACGCCACCGCCCTGATCGCCACCGTCGCCCTGCTGTGGCCCGACCTCCCCGCGGACCTGCGCCTCCCCGTCGCCGTCTACAGCACCCTGCTCACGGCCATGGCGTACGCCGCCACCACCCGGCTCGGCCCGGTCGCCGGTGTCGGCGGCGCGCTGTTCCTGCTCTCCGACACCCTCATCGCCACCGGCGTCGCCGACTGGCCGCAGCCCCCGCGTCCCGACCTGTGGATCATGCTCACCTACCTCGCCGCACAGGTCCTGCTGGTCCTCGGCGCAACAAGCCGCCGTCACCCGACGGTTGACCCTCGGCCCTTGATCCTCAACCCTTGA
- a CDS encoding sterol desaturase family protein has translation MPNLPDVVLWSIPAFVLLTVVEVIGVRLHPDEDAAGYETKDAATSVGMGLGSLVFDFVWKIPIVAIYTAIYELTPLRVPVLWWTLPLMLLAQDFFYYWSHRGHHVIRVLWACHVVHHSSEKFNLTTALRQPWTTLTVWPFYVPLIALGVHPAALAFCSSANLVYQFWIHTERIDRMPRWFEFVFNTPSHHRVHHASQGGYLDRNFGGILIVWDRLFGSFVPEVDRPVYGLTKNINTFNPIKVATHEYVAIVKDVKAAGGWRERTGRVFRGPGWQPASAPEATTATATATAVEETTAA, from the coding sequence ATGCCGAACCTGCCCGATGTCGTGCTGTGGTCGATACCCGCATTCGTGCTGCTCACCGTGGTCGAGGTGATCGGCGTCCGGCTCCATCCCGACGAGGATGCGGCCGGGTACGAGACGAAGGACGCCGCGACGAGCGTCGGCATGGGGCTCGGGAGTCTCGTGTTCGACTTCGTCTGGAAGATCCCGATCGTCGCGATCTACACCGCGATCTACGAGCTGACCCCGCTCCGTGTCCCGGTCCTGTGGTGGACACTCCCGCTGATGCTGCTCGCGCAGGACTTCTTCTACTACTGGTCCCACCGCGGACACCACGTCATCCGCGTGCTGTGGGCCTGTCACGTCGTCCATCACTCCAGCGAGAAGTTCAACCTCACCACCGCCCTGCGCCAGCCCTGGACCACGCTGACCGTCTGGCCGTTCTACGTTCCGCTCATCGCCCTCGGCGTCCACCCGGCCGCGCTCGCGTTCTGCTCCTCGGCCAACCTCGTCTACCAGTTCTGGATCCACACCGAGCGGATCGACAGGATGCCCCGGTGGTTCGAGTTCGTGTTCAACACGCCCTCCCACCACCGCGTCCACCACGCCTCCCAGGGCGGCTACCTGGACCGCAACTTCGGCGGCATCCTCATCGTCTGGGACCGGCTCTTCGGGTCGTTCGTGCCCGAGGTCGACCGGCCCGTCTACGGGTTGACCAAGAACATCAACACGTTCAACCCGATCAAGGTGGCCACGCATGAGTACGTCGCGATCGTCAAGGACGTGAAGGCGGCGGGCGGTTGGCGCGAGCGGACGGGACGCGTGTTCCGCGGGCCGGGCTGGCAACCCGCGTCCGCTCCGGAAGCCACCACCGCCACCGCCACCGCCACCGCGGTCGAGGAGACCACGGCCGCGTGA